A window of the Tripterygium wilfordii isolate XIE 37 chromosome 12, ASM1340144v1, whole genome shotgun sequence genome harbors these coding sequences:
- the LOC120011374 gene encoding cell wall integrity protein scw1 isoform X1, with product MAGTGINPYHQQWPPAAAPPPAPAAVPAPPPVVHHPPPVLIDNTPRPAHDEVRTIFITGLPDDVKERELQNLLRWLPGYEASQVNYKGERPMGFALFSTGQFAVAAKDALQEMVFDAESKSVLHTEMAKKNLFIKRGIVADSNAYDQSKRLRTGGDYSHTGYATPPPFHPPAPIWGPHGYMAPAPYDPYGGYPMHPVPMPAPPSIPSPSSYVPVQNTKDNAPCNTLFIGNLGENINEEELRGLFSVQPGFKQMKILRQERHTVCFIEFEDVNSATNVHHSLQGAVIPSSGSVGMRIQYSKNPFGKRKDGNYSVASPGTNGTPPAAMAYQ from the exons ATGGCGGGTACAGGAATCAATCCTTACCATCAGCAGTGGCCGCCGGCAGCAGCTCCTCCTCCGGCTCCGGCCGCTGTACCGGCTCCTCCCCCTGTTGTTCACCACCCTCCTCCCGTCCTCATCGACAACACTCCTCGCCCCGCCCACGATGAG GTTCGAACAATATTCATTACGGGGCTTCCCGATGATGTGAAGGAGAGAGAGCTGCAGAATTTGCTAAGGTGGTTACCAGGCTATGAGGCTTCTCAAGTGAACTATAAGGGGGAAAGACCCATGGGTTTTGCTCTTTTCTCTACTGGCCAGTTTGCAGTTGCTGCCAAAGATGCTTTGCAG GAAATGGTTTTCGATGCAGAATCAAAGTCGGTGTTGCATACAGAGATGGCCAAGaagaatctttttattaaaagaG GAATAGTAGCAGATTCTAATGCTTATGATCAAAGCAAGCGTTTGAGAACTGGTGGTGACTACAGTCACACAGGTTATGCAACACCTCCTCCATTTCACCCTCCAGCTCCTATTTGGGGACCCCACGG gTACATGGCTCCAGCACCTTATGATCCATATGGCGGATATCCTATGCATCCGGTTCCAATGCCTGCTCCTCCATCTATTCCATCGCCAAGCAGTTATGTACCTGTTCAG AATACAAAAGATAACGCCCCTTGCAATACCCTCTTTATTGGCAATCTTGGAGAGAATATAAATGAGGAAGAACTGAGGGGTCTTTTCAGTGT ACAGCCTGGTTTTAAACAAATGAAGATCTTGAGACAAGAAAGGCATACTGTTTGCTTTATTGAGTTTGAA GATGTGAACAGTGCGACCAATGTTCACCATAGTTTGCAGGGTGCTGTTATCCCCAGTTCTGGTTCTGTTGGCATGCGGATACA ATATTCAAAGAACCCATTTGGGAAGAGGAAGGATGGCAACTACTCTGTCGCTTCTCCTGGCACCAATGGAACTCCACCGGCAGCTATGGCATACCAGTAG
- the LOC120011374 gene encoding cell wall integrity protein scw1 isoform X2, with amino-acid sequence MAGTGINPYHQQWPPAAAPPPAPAAVPAPPPVVHHPPPVLIDNTPRPAHDEVRTIFITGLPDDVKERELQNLLRWLPGYEASQVNYKGERPMGFALFSTGQFAVAAKDALQEMVFDAESKSVLHTEMAKKNLFIKRGIVADSNAYDQSKRLRTGGDYSHTGYATPPPFHPPAPIWGPHGYMAPAPYDPYGGYPMHPVPMPAPPSIPSPSSYVPVQNTKDNAPCNTLFIGNLGENINEEELRGLFSVQPGFKQMKILRQERHTVCFIEFEDVNSATNVHHSLQGAVIPSSGSVGMRIQYPFDISMHVLLFCCTVLISFFLQI; translated from the exons ATGGCGGGTACAGGAATCAATCCTTACCATCAGCAGTGGCCGCCGGCAGCAGCTCCTCCTCCGGCTCCGGCCGCTGTACCGGCTCCTCCCCCTGTTGTTCACCACCCTCCTCCCGTCCTCATCGACAACACTCCTCGCCCCGCCCACGATGAG GTTCGAACAATATTCATTACGGGGCTTCCCGATGATGTGAAGGAGAGAGAGCTGCAGAATTTGCTAAGGTGGTTACCAGGCTATGAGGCTTCTCAAGTGAACTATAAGGGGGAAAGACCCATGGGTTTTGCTCTTTTCTCTACTGGCCAGTTTGCAGTTGCTGCCAAAGATGCTTTGCAG GAAATGGTTTTCGATGCAGAATCAAAGTCGGTGTTGCATACAGAGATGGCCAAGaagaatctttttattaaaagaG GAATAGTAGCAGATTCTAATGCTTATGATCAAAGCAAGCGTTTGAGAACTGGTGGTGACTACAGTCACACAGGTTATGCAACACCTCCTCCATTTCACCCTCCAGCTCCTATTTGGGGACCCCACGG gTACATGGCTCCAGCACCTTATGATCCATATGGCGGATATCCTATGCATCCGGTTCCAATGCCTGCTCCTCCATCTATTCCATCGCCAAGCAGTTATGTACCTGTTCAG AATACAAAAGATAACGCCCCTTGCAATACCCTCTTTATTGGCAATCTTGGAGAGAATATAAATGAGGAAGAACTGAGGGGTCTTTTCAGTGT ACAGCCTGGTTTTAAACAAATGAAGATCTTGAGACAAGAAAGGCATACTGTTTGCTTTATTGAGTTTGAA GATGTGAACAGTGCGACCAATGTTCACCATAGTTTGCAGGGTGCTGTTATCCCCAGTTCTGGTTCTGTTGGCATGCGGATACAATATCCTTTTGACATTTCTATGCATGTTCTTTTGTTCTGCTGTACAGTactcatctctttctttcttcaaat TTGA
- the LOC120011473 gene encoding (R)-mandelonitrile lyase-like: MAATPIRFRLPYIAVLVLFSAVFSHAASQPPPPQQGDPSYLKFVFNATELPSEDYYDYIVVGGGTAGCPLAATLSQSYRVLLLERGGVSYGAPNLMTQEGFLAALTEVDTFDSPAQGFTSEDGVPNARGRVLGGSSAINAGFYSRADPEFYQKSGVNWDLRDVNQSYEWVESAIVFRPELKNWQSAIRDGLLEAGVDPYNEFSLDHLVGTKIGGSTFDASGRRHSSADLLNYAKPTNIRVAVYASVERVLLASTMPHSGPRQTAIGVVYRDRLGKYHHAMVREHGEVMLSAGALGSPQLLLLSGIGPRPYLSSWGIPVAYHHPYVGQYLYDNPRNGISIVTPIPLEHSLIQVVGITEVGAYLEAASNVIPFGSLSQSVFIRSPSSPLYLTVATLMEKIVGPLSSGSLRLASTDVRVNPIVRFNYFTNPIDVERCVNGTRKIGDVLRSRSMDDFKFHEWFGARNFRFVGPALPADQSNYAQMAEFCRQTVSTIWHYHGGCVVGRVVDREYRVIGIDALRVVDGSTFGISPGTNPQATLMMMGRYMGLKIIRERMRYR; this comes from the exons ATGGCTGCCACACCCATTCGCTTTCGTCTACCGTACATTGCAGTCTTGGTGCTCTTTTCTGCTGTTTTTTCTCATGCAGCTTCGCAGCCTCCTCCTCCACAACAAG GGGACCCAAGCTATCTTAAGTTCGTCTTCAACGCAACAGAGCTTCCATCGGAGGACTACTACGACTACATTGTCGTCGGAGGTGGCACTGCTGGGTGCCCATTGGCGGCGACCCTGTCGCAATCTTATCGAGTATTGCTTCTTGAAAGAGGCGGTGTTTCTTATGGCGCCCCCAATTTGATGACCCAAGAAGGATTCTTGGCCGCACTCACTGAGGTCGACACATTTGATTCACCTGCACAGGGTTTCACTTCAGAGGATGGGGTCCCCAACGCTCGAGGACGCGTTCTTGGTGGCAGCAGCGCAATCAATGCTGGGTTCTACAGCCGAGCTGACCCTGAATTTTACCAGAAATCTGGTGTCAATTGGGATTTAAGGGATGTGAACCAGTCATACGAGTGGGTTGAGAGTGCTATTGTGTTTAGGCCTGAGCTCAAAAATTGGCAATCAGCCATTCGAGATGGGTTGCTGGAGGCCGGGGTTGATCCTTATAATGAATTTAGTTTGGATCATTTGGTGGGTACGAAGATTGGTGGTTCAAcatttgatgcttcgggaaggAGACATAGTTCCGCTGATCTTCTTAACTATGCGAAACCGACTAACATTAGAGTTGCTGTTTATGCAAGTGTGGAAAGAGTACTTTTGGCATCTACCATGCCTCATTCTGGGCCTAGGCAAACTGCTATTGGTGTTGTTTATCGGGATCGATTGGGGAAGTATCACCACGCAATGGTACGCGAACATGGTGAGGTAATGCTTTCAGCTGGTGCACTTGGAAGTCCACAGTTACTGCTGTTGAGTGGCATTGGTCCACGACCTTACTTGTCGTCTTGGGGGATTCCGGTTGCATATCATCATCCCTATGTGGGGCAGTACCTCTATGATAATCCGAGAAATGGTATCTCAATTGTGACTCCAATCCCATTGGAGCATTCACTGATACAGGTAGTTGGCATAACTGAAGTGGGTGCTTATTTGGAAGCAGCATCCAATGTCATTCCTTTTGGATCCCTTTCTCAGTCAGTGTTCATTAGATCACCTTCTTCGCCATTGTACCTTACAGTGGCCACTCTTATGGAGAAAATTGTTGGACCACTTTCATCTGGTTCATTGAGGCTGGCCTCAACAGATGTCAGAGTTAACCCAATTGTTAGATTCAATTACTTTACAAACCCAATAGACGTGGAAAGGTGTGTAAACGGCACACGAAAGATTGGAGACGTGCTCAGGAGCCGGTCTATGGATGACTTTAAGTTTCATGAATGGTTTGGTGCTCGAAATTTTAGATTCGTAGGGCCTGCATTGCCTGCTGACCAATCCAACTATGCTCAGATGGCTGAGTTTTGTCGCCAAACGGTTAGCACAATATGGCACTACCATGGTGGCTGCGTCGTTGGGAGAGTGGTTGATCGTGAGTACCGTGTCATTGGTATTGATGCTCTCAGAGTTGTTGATGGATCAACTTTTGGTATATCTCCAGGGACTAATCCTCAGGCTACTCTGATGATGATGGGCAG GTATATGGGGCTGAAGATAATAAGGGAGCGGATGCGATACAGATGA